tgttatttgatctggttttggtgatttgtgtcagccgcaaaatttaattttcttttgtgtatatgaaatcttaaaaataattaaaatgagttataatacgttaactcttcaataacgatgatacatttaagagaccaacatttgtgttcgtcattttacaatcgataaagaTCGTAAtattgcaaaatgttaaaatcatttaatgaacaaatattaatataaaagacGTGATTAAAGATGTGATTAATGATTATGGAAAAATATGCCAAACCATACATGTGAATGAATTTTCTTAGTTAGgaaatgaaaattaataaagTTAGATGTTACAAAAGATCTGTTTGAAGAGGGGACggcctaagagcatctccaaaaagacactctatttttaagtttccaaAACCCTATATTTGAACTTTAAaagtgttcttctccaaaagcaaaacttcgaACTTAACTTccaaattatttgtattttatcttatggtccttatatttgtcataattaatttaaattcataattttttttgtaaataactaagcacatatataaaagtattacaacagtattaactaataaaatgttatattaaaatacaaattataaatagatataacataattaatattaaacttcaataaaaatacaatattattccataaaactatttttctaataaatatatgatcaactagtatatttcgaagtaaaaaataactctctttatttttaatttgtagatcacaaactaaaaattgttgaaatcaaGTGATTTTaaacttgtaaatacattagatctgaacaagaaaataaaagagaaaaaaaaatattgctaaaagacttaACTTCTATCAATGATATTAAAACTCAGTGAATACATTCaatctaataaaaaaagaatcctACGAaataaacatcaaaacaaaaaccatcttcgattacacaaaatttgtttgaccaatattttggagattttggagGATCTGGATCAAATTTACATGACTATTAgtcttgtaatatttaaatttgtaaaacagttatgtcttcatgtaatttttaaaaatattttttgttgttaagtttcttttgtattgttgttgtctaaatctagttttaaaatattttaaatcttatttaaagttgtgtttaattttatgtgtaaagcttaaatttataaaaaaaaagattgaaatttttatgagatatgaaatttttaggattaatataataaacgagaaaatatataagaattataaatgtgatgtgtaattgtagggaccaaaatgtaattaaaaatatgaaacttcaaatttgaagttttaaagtgaaacttcaaatatagagtttcactcctcaaaaattcaaatttgaagttttgaaatttctttttggagagttaaaaacttcatatttgaagttatatagtgtcttttggagatgctctaaaccggaaaaaaatcattaatgaaCGTAGACAACTCAATTTAATAAACAGTTTATATGTCATTATTCATTAATTACTTAAGTCTAATCAAATATCTAACTTTAACTCATTTCTGGTACGTACTACTAGATTTGGATAAAATGAAATAGAACAAGACAGTTACCTAAAACTGAGACTGGTGGCATCATAATCATCACATGAGAATATTGAATGATTGAGCGGCTGTTTTGTATGTTATTATGAATTGAAACACTTCACATTATAAGAGGCAAAGATCTCTATTTCCGCAACacagaaacaaagaaaatggACAAGACTGATCAAAATGTTAACCGAACGGAGAGAACGGTAGAGACGGTCCTGCGAGTCGCATCAATGGCTCTAAGTATTTCAAGTCTCGTGATCATGATCAAAAACTCTATCGCCAATGACTTTGGCTCTCTTTCTTACTCAACTCTTGGAGCTTTCAAGTGCACACtctttcactctctctctctctctgtagaAAGTAATCTATTGTTGAAACTTAATTTGCTTTTGTTGTTCTCTTATTTTAGGTATTTGGTGACTGCTAATGGAGTTTGTGCGGCATATTCTGTTCTTTCTGCTATCTTTGTAATAGTCATTCCGTGTCCTATAAGTAAGCCCATACTCTGGACATTGTTCTTGCTTGATCAAGTGGTCACGTATGCGGTTTTAGCGGCGGCGGCTGTATCTGCAGAGACGGTATACTTAGCATATAAAGGAAACTTAAACATCACTTGGAGCTCTGCTTGTGATTATTATGGAATCTTCTGTCACAAGGCACTAGTCTCAGTTATATTAACATTCCTTGTTTCTGTTCATTACGTGTCACTTTCATTCATCTCTTCCTATAGACTCTTTAGCAGATTCGAAGCACCTAAGCATTGAAAGCAAAGAACACATAAGTAGGAAGGTACATGCATATGAGAAACCTGGTTGAGAAAAGTGAAAGTGAATGTTGAATAAAAGAGtaactgatataaattaaggTTTTGTTTCGCTAATGTTTACTCCATGTCGTAAAAGAATGGAGAAACTGTGTCTTTATTTCTGAATAATaagttccctttatataggggttataaagaagagatagatggaaagagtacaaaaccTAATCCAAGATGAAATAAGAAAACTAAAGAtaacaagaaaaggaaaacgTCCTAATCCTAAGTCGGTCCAAAACcgaccgactctctctcctcttggtcgCGGCCGCGGCTGGGCCTGGTCGTGGCTGATGGGCCTTCTCTTTTGGTCTTGGTTAAtagcaatccactccatgatttataacactcccccttggatgttataaccatatgggtttgtatcatgcacgacgttgcctcattaaaacctctctaggaaaaccaaaaacccaaggtgggaaaaatggaaaccgtagacaggaaaaagagtacaacacatgacactctccctgatgaaggcatcactgaagatccttcagctggcgcattcctatctgatgaaccagcttcttgaacgttgaggttagcagagacttggtgaaaagATCGGCTGAATTGTCACTGAACCGAACTTGAACCACTTGAACTTCTTTAGCCTTCTGCAGGTCATGGGTGAAGAAGAATTTGGGCAAGATATGTTTTGTTCTATCTCCCTTAATGTGTCCATCTTTGAGCTGAGCTATAcaagctgcattgtcctcatagatgatcgttggctcttctttttcttttcccacGGCCAGGCCACTCTCTTTTAGgatatggccggtcatgttcctcaaccacacaagctctcggcttgcttcaaacatggctatgatctcggcatgattagATGATGTGGCTACTAAGGATTGTTTTGTGGACCGCCAACATACTGCAGCCCCACTGTGTATAAACACATATCctgtctgagatctagcattgtgtgggtcagataagtacccagcatctgcatatccggCCAAGCTATCTCCTGGTCGGCTCATATAGAACAATCCGAGGtcctttgttccttgcagatatctgaacagatgttttaTTCCGTTCCAGTGCCTAAATGTCGGACATGAACTGAATCTAGACAGTAAACTCACGGCAAAACTGATGTCtggtctagtatgactagccaagtacattaaggctccaatggcacttaggtaaGGCACTTCCGGTCCGAGTGTCTCCTCGTCTGGCTTCTTTGGTCCGAATGGGTCCTTCTCTAGGTCTAAGGACCTTACGACCATAGGACTTGACAAGGAATGAGCCTTGTCCATATTAaactgcttgagtatcttttctgtatatgtcttttgatgcacaaggattcctttGTCTACATACTCAAATTGCAGTCCCgaacagaacttagtttttcctaagtctttcatttcgaattttttctttagacattcgactgtttgggaaatctctccaggggTTTCTATtatattcaggtcgtccacataaacCGACATGATCACGAAGTCCTTGTTGTCGAATCTCTTTATAAAAacacatggacttattggatcgttcttataacCCTATTTCATTAGGTACTCTGATAATctgttgtaccacattcgacctgattgtttcaaaccatataaggctttattcagcttaatacaatgctgttctcgagaacctttcttatctttgagctcaataccctctggaactctcatatgAATTTCATTACCCAGTGGACCGTACAggtatgcagttactacatccattaggcgtaaATCAAGTTTCTCTTTTACGGCCAGACTGATTAAATATCGtaatgtagttgcatccaccacaggggagtaagtctcctcataatctatttgctggtctctgtgagaatccttgtgctacaagccgtgctttgtagcTCACTACTTCTcatttctcatttctctttctcacaaagacccatttgtatcccactggtttgacatctcttggtgtcacggttatagggccaaaaacgtctcttttctttaatgattctaactccatgtttatagcttctttccatttgatccaatctgatctttgcatgcattcatatatggacgtgggttctagatcctcatctttttccatgatctcaagtgctactttatacgcaaatatatcatcgacgtcgatatcttttctgttccatttcgttccagacattatatagtttatagagatctcttgactGTCCGGCCCTTGTGTCCCATGAAGTTCGGCGTCCCGAACCCCATCATTTGGAACGGTCGGATCATTTGGTTCGGCCGGCTCACTTGGCTCGACCGTTCTGGTCGGCTCGGCCGGTTCATCAATGTTCTGGacggtttccttgatgctctcggatccaacacctctcttggacttccgaggctgtttatctttggaaccaataggtctaccacgtttgagacgtagtttagactctgtagccacttgaccttGTCCCTTCTGGACGTCtattcttattggtgcattacaagccggtaTGTATGACTTTgtcactctatttgggtcagcaaatgaatTTGGcagttgattagctagcttttgaagatgtataatcttttggacttccatatcacattctttagtccgaggatcttgccaagatattgatggtcgAGACCATTCGATTTCATTGCTCAACCGgccgttatctccccctaaggtcggataagtggactcatcaaactgtgagtttGCGTATTTGGCCTTAAaaaaatcaccggttgttggctcaagatactttataatggtTGGGGAGCCATATCCAATATATATTCTCatccttctttgtggtcccatttttgttctctgtggtggagcaattggaacgtagacggcacatccaaatgctttgatgtgggacacgtctggctcatgacccgtgattaactgggatggtgaatatctatgctcactagatggccagatgcgaatcagttctgtTGCATGTAATActgcatgtccccatgctgataccgaGAGTTGAGACCGCATTAGTAATGGTCGGGCgatcagctggatacgtttaatgaaggattcgaccaagccgttctgtgtatgtacatgtgccacggagtgttctacacttacccccatggacatacaatactcattaaacgcctgggacgtaaactcaccagcattgtcaagacgtatagtctttagagggaaatctggaaagtgtgccttcagtcttattatctgagAAACAGGCGTGCAAATGCCAGGTTTCGTGTGTATAGTagacaaacatgtgaccatctggtTGATGCATCAATCAGAACCATAAAGTATCTGAACGTCCCactaggtgggtgtattggtccacatatgtctccctgaatcctttccagaaagtttatgatctctttattaactttggctggtgatggcctagttattagtttcccttgtgcacatgctgcacatgtgagattgtaTGGGACAACTCCTTTAATTgtgtgcccttgtgaattcattatcaactttcgcatcatgttattaccgggatggccaagccggttatgccatagagTGAAAATTTCGCAGGCAttagcctcgatcatactgatctttgcatagtatagaccagtagacattgcagGTATGGTTTCTAGGATCTTTCtattgcctttggtgatcgaaattatcttaaggaattctttatttccttcttcccatgtttcaagatggaaaccattcaatcttatgtctttaaaactcaataagcttcttttagagcttggggaatacaaggcagTTTTGATCTCTAGATGAGTGCCCTTAGGCATCAGTACATATGCCTGGctgtgaccttcaatcaggccgGCTACACCTGCAATGGTGTGTACgtttgcactttgcattgtgagatttacaaaatatcttttgtctctaagtattgtgtgacttgtgccactatccaccacgagTATGCTCATATCATCTTTCATTTCTATAAGTAATAAGATTTCTAATCTCAGAgactttataaaactttaaaactttctttattaaaatttcagAACACCAACAATGAAATTTAAAACACCAaagcaatcataaagcaatcataaagcaataaaacaagtcgtatcgaaaattttagtctttgagacaatcagaagtctcaaaatccattTGGTCATCTTTGGCAATGTCGGAATCATCATCAGCCTCATATCCGGAATCGTGAACCATGtgagcctccgggttcttgttcttaagaATTTCTTGGTAGAGCTCACACAAGTGCTTAGGGGTTCTACAATTATTGGCCCAATGGTTGCCCATCCCACATCTGTGAcaaacggatttggtcgagtaagacggtttggatatgccGCCTCGACCTCGGCCATAACTACCTCGGCCACGGCCgggattggaaccacgaccacggttattgtggtttcctttccggccggCCAAGTATTTGTCTCGGCTGTTCGAGTAATTGTCACGATCACGGTTCATGTATCCACCTCGGCCTTTGCCGTGTGATCTCTTATCATTCTGGATGTAATTGTACTCgttgggatctttcttttcaaccTCATTGGCCTCTGGTAATGCTGCTGTTCCAACAGGTCTAgcttcactgttcttcatcaggagctcattgtttACCTCGACCAGTAGCAGGCACGAGATCCAATCAGTGTATGTGGCGAAGCCTTTCATTCGGTACTGCTGCTGCAGTATTATGTTTGATGAATGGAATGTAGAGAATGTTTTCTCAAGTAACTCTTCTTCGGTTACaacttcaccacaaagtctctgCATCGAGACCGTCTTAAATAGACTGAATTGTACTCATCCACTGACTTATAATCcatgaatcttagattcttccagtcatttctagcctttgggagtaacaccgttttctagtgatcat
This region of Brassica napus cultivar Da-Ae chromosome C5, Da-Ae, whole genome shotgun sequence genomic DNA includes:
- the LOC125587332 gene encoding uncharacterized protein LOC125587332 is translated as MQRLCGEVVTEEELLEKTFSTFHSSNIILQQQYRMKGFATYTDWISCLLLVEVNNELLMKNSEARPVGTAALPEANEVEKKDPNEYNYIQNDKRSHGKGRGGYMNRDRDNYSNSRDKYLAGRKGNHNNRGRGSNPGRGRGSYGRGRGGISKPSYSTKSVCHRCGMGNHWANNCRTPKHLCELYQEILKNKNPEAHMVHDSGYEADDDSDIAKDDQMDFETSDCRMWYNRLSEYLMK